A genomic region of Dactylococcopsis salina PCC 8305 contains the following coding sequences:
- a CDS encoding helicase domain-containing protein produces the protein MFIYRTDWFEQKLKAQNSLYEHFDRLCEQLAQMSVEEVQSRFERIYPFLKRKEGNLRLIARIYRVDRKNILCWLTLFRRGDRAYEEFLRDRENYAHQSWSEEVEKTRLKQWLKQQKAPEKNSNSPSLPPHLRGWLHPPNWKIDPDRLLIYETSIWVQQFQTNIIRQHWEQYHQLILDLVDSYEPPGDLYSQWGVRLYGEGKHFLLSAHLITQDESPREILFLICPFFQRPTDSEITYLLNHHQLNFKQQLSLDHLTNWAQRSYPSELIIAEESWLSIEDEADTNLALSAEEEAILHSVSTASPSLPLFLNGQAGSGKSTLLFHIFSDYCYRHFLLNPEAETASKPHPLFLAYNERLLEVAKAQITTLLKYHHRFNEQETIANPRSKINPFFQTFRQFLHRLLPPEDKEKFPLDRYISFHQFRQLLIQRHLQKYSPEKCWLVIRTFIKGYHLDERENYLTVEDYQEIPNKEKAVSDQEFAEIYNQVWYWYYKHTQATGLWDDQDLIRWVLHHQYYSPDYTAIFCDEAQDFTRLELQLIMRLSVFSQYDLEHEYVPSLPFAFAGDPLQTLNPTGFRWASLKATFYNEVLTVLSPTGNLNLEMNFQELVCNYRSFPAIVGVNNLIQLWRKHLFEWQEIEPQTARKIGDRAPQKFILGTNIAPDIAKTYLENALIILPCDEAGEQDYVRNDDLLNELFLGNENESQPWNMLSAIAAKGLEFEQVILYKFGDCSPNNLFQNPDYASEEIKYFLNKLYVAVSRATEQLLIVDTAKGEENLWQYATDLSAIENLMQSTLENSEKWLNKINYIQWGNSPENLGKDDPRQLAETFTKEGLKQNNPDLLWRAQQAYKRLQEEAKATYCQGEALKLEGKLIAAGNCFLKQPNPEAAWDCFWQGMAWEELRKLAQDIKQNVVQVSETTRLKLEDNYPLIAYMAQEETTTEADQISQLEKLTQFILSYFKTEDSQQLEQTIQTPQWQTVLKRYNEQISEILQTESDQTTKLSWQNYAQVLETIGRKIHKTSFLKNAGECYFKIENYQQATICWETANETSQPQYYRAKAYSLGMPKGLEYLVRLGANQEIVREWEKANKPFQQEWLIYVAPVLEANGNYSLALRSYAYLNYKEKVENSFQQVTNPDPKLILFLITYYLYFQHWEEMIVMMETYLSEIIKDSNKSYFSLITRLADSKLTPEILSFQQRQRLESLFKQSVIPNPSETDFPYYHWGVVLEKIGSFGESLQYYQNYVFTQNPSKLRNFARQRWLAVKKKQALYLQKQGEKDQAKNLEKEFNRRAKSWQIDPRKVNLTPPQLVKEELSSQKKQKPSLKLPPNTKVTSPSQGILQLRVRHLSIKIMEKAKQVLITDELSEQTFRVDGLTHQVMVGDMILKSQGNEGLSFISPSGSFAGRVIYPQGGCQLELRIQGINDRIQISF, from the coding sequence ATGTTCATTTATCGAACGGATTGGTTTGAACAAAAACTGAAAGCACAAAATAGCCTCTATGAACATTTTGATCGCCTTTGTGAACAATTGGCGCAAATGTCTGTAGAGGAAGTACAATCTCGCTTTGAACGGATTTATCCTTTTCTGAAACGGAAAGAGGGAAATTTACGGCTGATTGCTCGCATTTATCGCGTTGATCGAAAAAATATTTTGTGTTGGTTAACTCTGTTTCGACGCGGCGATCGAGCTTATGAGGAATTTTTGCGCGATCGAGAAAATTATGCCCATCAATCTTGGTCGGAAGAAGTAGAAAAAACTCGCTTAAAACAGTGGCTTAAACAACAGAAAGCACCCGAAAAAAATAGTAATTCTCCCTCGTTACCGCCTCATTTAAGAGGGTGGTTACATCCCCCGAATTGGAAAATTGACCCCGATCGATTACTGATTTATGAAACCTCAATTTGGGTGCAACAGTTCCAGACTAACATCATTCGCCAACACTGGGAACAATATCATCAATTAATTTTGGATTTAGTTGATTCTTATGAGCCACCAGGGGATTTATATTCACAGTGGGGAGTGAGACTTTATGGGGAAGGAAAGCATTTTCTTTTGTCGGCACATTTGATTACTCAAGATGAGTCGCCACGAGAGATTTTATTTTTAATTTGTCCTTTTTTCCAGCGCCCGACTGATTCCGAAATTACTTATCTCCTCAATCATCATCAACTCAATTTTAAGCAACAGTTATCGTTAGATCATTTGACGAATTGGGCGCAACGATCGTATCCTAGCGAGTTAATTATTGCGGAAGAATCTTGGTTGTCGATCGAAGATGAAGCAGACACCAACCTTGCTTTATCCGCAGAAGAAGAAGCGATTTTACATTCAGTTTCCACTGCTTCTCCCTCTCTCCCTTTATTCCTCAATGGTCAAGCGGGAAGCGGTAAATCAACTCTATTATTTCATATCTTTTCCGACTATTGTTATCGACACTTTTTGCTAAATCCAGAAGCGGAAACAGCAAGCAAACCGCATCCTTTGTTTCTGGCTTATAATGAGCGTTTACTGGAAGTGGCGAAAGCACAAATTACCACCCTCCTGAAATATCATCACCGTTTTAACGAACAGGAAACCATTGCTAATCCTCGTAGCAAAATTAATCCGTTTTTCCAAACCTTTCGTCAGTTTCTCCATCGTTTACTCCCTCCCGAAGACAAAGAGAAATTTCCGCTCGATCGATACATTTCTTTTCATCAATTCCGTCAGCTTTTAATCCAGCGACATTTACAAAAGTATTCTCCCGAAAAATGTTGGTTAGTGATTCGGACATTTATCAAAGGGTATCATTTAGACGAGCGAGAAAACTATTTAACCGTTGAAGACTATCAGGAAATTCCCAATAAAGAAAAAGCCGTCAGTGATCAAGAATTTGCTGAGATTTATAATCAAGTTTGGTATTGGTATTATAAACACACTCAAGCCACAGGATTATGGGATGATCAAGACTTAATTCGTTGGGTATTACATCATCAATATTATTCCCCTGATTATACAGCGATTTTCTGCGATGAAGCTCAAGATTTTACTCGTTTAGAATTACAATTGATCATGCGCCTATCGGTATTTTCTCAATATGATTTAGAACATGAATATGTTCCCAGTTTACCCTTTGCGTTTGCGGGTGATCCGCTGCAAACTTTAAATCCGACAGGGTTTCGTTGGGCGAGTTTGAAAGCAACGTTTTATAATGAAGTTTTGACGGTTTTATCGCCGACAGGAAATCTGAATTTAGAGATGAATTTTCAGGAATTAGTGTGTAATTATCGCTCTTTTCCTGCAATTGTTGGCGTAAATAATTTGATTCAGTTATGGCGCAAACATTTATTTGAATGGCAAGAAATTGAACCGCAAACCGCGAGAAAAATCGGCGATCGCGCTCCTCAGAAGTTTATTTTAGGAACAAATATCGCGCCAGATATTGCTAAAACTTATTTAGAAAATGCGTTGATTATTTTGCCTTGTGATGAAGCGGGAGAACAAGATTATGTGCGAAATGATGACTTACTAAATGAATTGTTTTTAGGGAATGAAAACGAAAGTCAACCCTGGAATATGTTAAGCGCGATCGCAGCGAAAGGATTAGAATTTGAACAAGTAATCCTCTATAAATTTGGCGATTGTAGCCCCAATAATTTATTTCAAAATCCTGATTATGCTTCAGAAGAAATCAAGTATTTCCTGAACAAACTTTATGTCGCAGTTAGTCGCGCCACCGAACAACTTTTAATCGTTGATACAGCCAAAGGAGAAGAAAACTTATGGCAATATGCAACTGATCTCAGCGCGATCGAAAACTTAATGCAATCCACTTTAGAAAACTCAGAAAAATGGCTCAATAAAATCAACTATATTCAGTGGGGAAACTCACCAGAAAACTTAGGAAAAGATGATCCGAGACAGTTAGCAGAAACCTTTACGAAAGAAGGATTAAAACAGAATAATCCTGATCTACTGTGGCGAGCGCAACAAGCATATAAACGACTCCAAGAAGAAGCAAAAGCAACCTATTGTCAAGGAGAAGCGCTCAAACTAGAAGGGAAACTGATCGCAGCTGGAAACTGTTTCTTAAAACAGCCTAATCCTGAAGCAGCTTGGGATTGTTTTTGGCAAGGAATGGCTTGGGAAGAATTAAGAAAACTCGCCCAAGATATCAAACAAAATGTCGTCCAAGTTAGCGAAACAACTCGGCTTAAACTTGAAGATAATTATCCCTTAATTGCCTACATGGCGCAAGAGGAAACTACGACAGAAGCAGATCAGATTTCCCAATTAGAAAAATTGACCCAATTTATTTTATCTTATTTTAAAACTGAAGACAGCCAACAACTTGAGCAAACCATCCAAACGCCACAATGGCAAACTGTCTTAAAAAGATATAACGAACAAATTAGTGAGATTCTGCAAACCGAGAGTGATCAAACAACAAAATTATCTTGGCAAAACTACGCTCAAGTTTTAGAAACCATTGGCAGAAAAATTCACAAAACTTCCTTCCTCAAAAATGCAGGTGAATGTTACTTCAAAATTGAAAACTATCAACAAGCGACTATTTGTTGGGAAACAGCAAACGAAACCAGTCAACCGCAATACTACCGCGCTAAAGCCTATAGTTTAGGAATGCCAAAAGGCTTAGAATATTTGGTAAGATTAGGAGCAAATCAAGAGATTGTCAGAGAGTGGGAAAAAGCGAATAAACCGTTTCAGCAAGAATGGTTAATTTATGTCGCCCCTGTTTTAGAAGCTAACGGGAATTATTCGTTGGCGTTACGCAGTTATGCTTACTTAAACTATAAGGAGAAAGTAGAAAACAGTTTTCAACAAGTTACTAATCCTGATCCGAAACTGATCTTATTTTTAATCACTTACTATCTCTACTTCCAACATTGGGAAGAAATGATTGTAATGATGGAAACTTATCTTTCTGAAATCATCAAAGACTCAAATAAAAGTTATTTTTCACTAATTACTCGTCTCGCTGACTCGAAACTTACTCCCGAAATTCTCAGCTTCCAACAACGCCAACGTCTAGAAAGTTTATTCAAACAATCAGTTATTCCGAATCCTTCAGAAACCGATTTTCCCTATTATCACTGGGGTGTTGTTTTAGAAAAAATTGGCTCTTTTGGGGAGTCACTACAGTATTATCAAAATTATGTCTTTACTCAAAATCCGTCGAAGTTACGAAATTTTGCTCGTCAGCGTTGGCTTGCTGTGAAGAAGAAACAAGCGCTTTATTTGCAAAAACAAGGAGAAAAAGATCAAGCTAAAAATCTAGAAAAAGAGTTTAATCGTCGTGCGAAAAGTTGGCAAATTGATCCTCGAAAGGTTAATCTTACACCACCGCAATTAGTTAAGGAAGAATTGTCATCCCAGAAAAAGCAAAAACCTTCTTTGAAACTTCCTCCCAATACAAAAGTTACCTCTCCTTCGCAAGGGATACTCCAGTTACGAGTGCGTCATTTAAGTATCAAAATTATGGAAAAAGCCAAGCAAGTTTTAATTACAGATGAATTAAGCGAACAAACGTTTCGTGTTGATGGTTTAACTCATCAGGTGATGGTGGGAGATATGATTTTGAAGTCTCAAGGAAATGAAGGGTTATCGTTTATTTCTCCTTCTGGAAGTTTTGCAGGTCGTGTGATTTATCCTCAAGGAGGGTGTCAGTTAGAGCTTCGGATTCAGGGAATTAATGATAGAATACAGATTAGTTTTTAG
- a CDS encoding alpha/beta fold hydrolase produces MTQSLTPTTALTRYTWQWQGYNTVYTVQGKGLPLLLIHGFGASIGHWRKNIPILADAGYQVFAVDLLGFGGSDKPALDYSVELWQQQLYDFWQAHINQPTVFVGNSIGGLLALMMITDYPEISAGGVLINSAGGLNHRPEELQFPLNVVMGTFTKLVSTPKIGEFVFNQVRSKSRIRNTLKQVYRDRAAITDELVDLLYQPSCDLGAQKVFASVLTAPPGPKPEDLLPQRKCPLLILWGEDDPWTPIKGAKIYQNLSENQSEVEFHPIPKAGHCPHDEKPESVNNFIISWLNNH; encoded by the coding sequence ATGACTCAATCTCTCACTCCCACCACTGCTTTAACTCGCTATACTTGGCAATGGCAAGGCTACAACACCGTTTATACAGTACAGGGAAAAGGATTACCATTACTGTTAATTCATGGTTTTGGCGCATCGATCGGGCATTGGCGAAAAAACATCCCTATCTTAGCCGATGCGGGTTATCAAGTCTTCGCCGTCGATTTGTTAGGATTTGGTGGCTCAGACAAACCTGCTTTAGACTATAGCGTTGAATTATGGCAACAGCAACTCTATGATTTTTGGCAAGCTCACATCAATCAACCAACTGTCTTTGTTGGCAACTCGATCGGCGGGCTACTCGCACTAATGATGATAACAGACTATCCAGAAATCAGCGCGGGAGGAGTCTTAATCAATAGCGCAGGGGGATTAAATCATCGCCCTGAAGAGTTACAGTTTCCTCTCAATGTCGTCATGGGAACATTTACTAAACTCGTGAGTACCCCTAAAATCGGTGAATTTGTCTTTAACCAAGTGCGGAGTAAATCTCGCATTCGGAACACCTTAAAACAAGTTTACCGCGATCGCGCCGCCATTACCGACGAATTAGTCGATTTACTTTACCAACCTTCCTGTGATCTTGGCGCACAAAAAGTATTTGCATCCGTTTTAACCGCCCCTCCCGGACCGAAACCAGAAGACTTATTACCGCAGCGGAAATGTCCTCTACTTATTTTATGGGGAGAAGATGATCCTTGGACACCCATCAAAGGGGCGAAAATTTATCAAAACCTCAGCGAAAATCAATCAGAGGTAGAATTTCATCCCATTCCCAAAGCCGGACATTGTCCCCATGATGAAAAACCAGAATCCGTCAACAACTTCATCATCTCTTGGTTAAACAACCATTAA
- a CDS encoding ABC-F family ATP-binding cassette domain-containing protein — MSIFTLKSVKKDFGIKEILRDATFSIDETEKVGLIGTNGSGKSTLLKMLAGLEPIDAGEFKVNQNVRSVYLPQQPEVDENNTILEQVLASSGEQVELIKEYETLSEKLATDPNNNQLLSRFSTVTQKMDAMGTWDLDTKAKIILDKLGLPNHQAAVKNLSGGERKRVALTAALLSEPDALLMDEPTNHLDADSVEWLQDYLKNFRGALLLVTHDRYFLDRVTDRILEIDRADLYSYSGNYSYYLEKKAEIEAAEASSLQKYKSVLRRELAWLKQGPKARGTKQKARIQAIDELQNQEFKEAKGNVEISTPSRRIGKKVIEAENVSKSYNDRVLIQNFTYEFSPNDRIGIIGENGAGKSTLMDIVTGRLEPDLGKVEIGATVHIGYFDQHSENLLKAKNEEQRVIEYLKDVAEYVKTGDGTLITASQMLERFLFPPNQQYLPLHKLSGGEKRRLFLLKVLMSAPNVLILDEPTNDLDVQTLSILEDYLEEFNGCVITVSHDRYFLDRTVKQIFAFSEGGEIKFYPGNYSTYLDYKEAEEAAQEKTAPKPQKTKAETNGKAKKTSSNKTRRLSNWERKELEKLETKIPQLETEKAELEKTLYETSSQKYSDLQKISEQVATLEQQIEEATDRWLELAEME, encoded by the coding sequence ATGTCTATTTTTACTCTCAAATCAGTTAAAAAAGACTTTGGCATTAAAGAGATTCTCCGCGACGCAACCTTTAGCATTGATGAAACGGAAAAAGTCGGATTAATTGGAACAAATGGATCAGGAAAATCAACCTTACTTAAAATGTTAGCTGGTTTAGAACCGATCGATGCGGGAGAATTTAAAGTTAATCAGAACGTTCGATCGGTGTATCTTCCCCAACAGCCAGAAGTTGATGAAAATAATACCATTTTAGAGCAAGTTTTAGCCAGTAGTGGTGAACAAGTAGAACTGATTAAAGAATATGAAACCCTTTCGGAAAAACTCGCCACTGATCCCAATAATAATCAACTTTTATCTCGCTTTTCTACTGTCACCCAAAAAATGGACGCGATGGGAACATGGGATTTAGACACCAAAGCTAAAATTATTTTAGATAAACTTGGCTTACCGAATCATCAAGCTGCGGTGAAAAATTTGTCGGGTGGAGAAAGAAAACGAGTCGCTTTGACGGCGGCTTTATTATCAGAACCAGATGCGTTATTAATGGATGAACCAACCAACCATTTGGATGCGGATTCGGTGGAATGGTTACAAGATTATTTAAAAAACTTTCGTGGTGCGTTATTGTTAGTCACTCACGATCGATATTTTTTGGATCGAGTCACCGATCGGATTTTAGAAATCGATCGCGCTGATTTGTATTCCTACAGTGGGAACTACTCTTATTATCTCGAAAAAAAGGCAGAAATTGAAGCAGCAGAAGCCAGTAGTTTGCAAAAATATAAAAGTGTTTTAAGACGAGAATTAGCTTGGTTAAAACAAGGGCCAAAAGCCAGAGGAACAAAACAGAAAGCACGGATTCAAGCAATTGATGAACTGCAAAATCAAGAGTTCAAAGAAGCAAAAGGTAATGTAGAAATTTCTACCCCTAGCCGTCGTATTGGTAAGAAAGTAATTGAAGCAGAAAATGTTAGTAAGTCTTATAACGATCGAGTTTTAATTCAAAACTTTACCTACGAATTTAGTCCCAACGATCGCATCGGAATTATTGGCGAAAATGGGGCGGGAAAATCAACCCTAATGGATATTGTAACGGGAAGACTAGAACCCGATTTGGGGAAAGTAGAAATTGGTGCAACGGTTCATATTGGTTATTTTGACCAACATTCTGAAAATCTTCTCAAAGCAAAAAATGAAGAACAAAGAGTGATTGAATATCTCAAAGATGTAGCAGAATATGTCAAAACAGGAGACGGAACATTAATCACCGCTTCACAAATGTTGGAGCGATTTTTATTCCCTCCTAATCAACAATATCTCCCCTTACATAAACTTTCTGGCGGTGAAAAACGACGTTTATTTCTACTCAAAGTTTTGATGAGTGCGCCTAATGTTTTAATTCTGGATGAACCAACGAATGATTTAGATGTACAAACGCTAAGTATTTTAGAAGATTATTTGGAAGAATTTAATGGTTGTGTCATTACTGTATCCCACGATCGATATTTTTTAGACCGAACTGTTAAACAAATTTTTGCTTTTTCTGAAGGAGGAGAAATCAAGTTTTATCCTGGGAATTATTCCACTTATTTAGACTATAAAGAAGCGGAAGAAGCAGCACAAGAAAAGACCGCTCCCAAACCACAAAAAACGAAAGCGGAGACGAACGGAAAAGCGAAAAAAACATCATCAAATAAAACGCGCCGACTTTCTAATTGGGAACGAAAAGAGTTGGAAAAATTAGAGACGAAAATTCCACAATTGGAAACCGAAAAAGCGGAATTAGAAAAGACACTTTATGAAACATCTTCTCAGAAATATAGTGACTTACAAAAAATCTCAGAACAGGTGGCAACTTTAGAACAACAGATTGAAGAAGCAACCGATCGCTGGTTAGAATTAGCAGAAATGGAGTGA
- a CDS encoding UDP-N-acetylmuramoyl-L-alanyl-D-glutamate--2,6-diaminopimelate ligase — protein sequence MKLRELLDPLSILCSHPTFLEETVTGITTNSHKCQPGNVFIGLPGTRVDGGDFWRSAIEAGAIAAIISTEAAKRYPPSDEVCVLPVENIVEVCAQIGAKFYDYPSQKLDLVGVTGTNGKTTTTHLIEFFLSQQSPTTALFGTLYARWQGYHQVATHTTPFAIELQEQLAAAEQAGNQYGVLEVSSHALAQGRVKGCAFEVSVFTNLTQDHLDFHPTMEDYFQAKALLFRPEYLKNRAVINQDDLYGKRLLAELTFEQVWRYSITDSSADLYTENLRYEANGVQGTLKTPQGEIEFRSPLVGEFNLSNLLAAVGAALHLGVDLSTIAQCLPQFSGVPGRMERVEIDPKQEISVIVDYAHTPDSLENLLTAARPFIAGRMICVFGCGGDRDRSKRPMMGKIAGQLADVAVVTSDNPRTEDPQQIIDDILGGMTEGVKPIVERDRAVAIAEAIKMARSGDGVLIAGKGHEDYQILGTEKIHFDDREQARNALLSNFTN from the coding sequence ATGAAATTACGTGAATTACTCGATCCTCTTTCCATCCTGTGTTCTCATCCTACTTTCTTGGAGGAAACTGTCACTGGAATCACTACTAATTCCCATAAATGTCAGCCTGGAAATGTTTTTATTGGTCTTCCGGGAACAAGGGTTGATGGTGGGGATTTTTGGCGCAGCGCGATCGAAGCGGGTGCAATAGCTGCTATTATCAGTACAGAAGCGGCGAAACGTTATCCGCCTTCTGATGAGGTTTGTGTGCTTCCTGTGGAGAATATCGTCGAGGTTTGCGCTCAAATCGGAGCGAAGTTTTATGATTATCCTTCACAAAAGCTGGATTTAGTCGGGGTGACAGGAACAAACGGGAAAACGACGACGACTCACCTGATTGAGTTTTTTCTGTCTCAACAATCTCCGACGACAGCGCTGTTTGGGACGCTTTACGCGCGTTGGCAAGGATATCATCAAGTGGCGACTCATACCACTCCGTTTGCGATCGAGCTTCAGGAACAATTAGCGGCAGCGGAACAAGCTGGTAATCAATATGGGGTGTTAGAAGTGAGTTCCCATGCTTTGGCGCAAGGACGAGTGAAAGGCTGTGCATTTGAGGTGTCTGTGTTCACGAATTTAACCCAAGATCATCTGGATTTCCATCCCACAATGGAGGATTATTTTCAAGCGAAAGCCTTGTTATTCCGTCCTGAATATCTAAAAAACCGCGCTGTGATTAATCAAGATGATCTCTATGGCAAACGGTTGCTTGCAGAACTGACTTTTGAGCAGGTTTGGCGTTATAGTATCACGGATAGCAGTGCGGATTTATACACGGAAAATTTGCGTTATGAAGCCAATGGGGTACAAGGGACCTTAAAAACACCTCAAGGGGAAATTGAGTTTCGATCGCCCTTGGTGGGAGAGTTTAATTTATCGAATCTGTTGGCAGCCGTGGGCGCGGCGTTACATTTGGGTGTGGATTTAAGCACGATCGCCCAGTGTTTACCGCAGTTCTCAGGGGTTCCTGGACGGATGGAACGAGTGGAAATTGATCCGAAACAGGAAATTAGTGTGATTGTTGACTATGCCCATACTCCTGATAGTTTAGAGAATTTATTAACCGCAGCCCGTCCTTTTATTGCAGGAAGGATGATTTGTGTGTTTGGATGTGGAGGGGATCGCGATCGCAGCAAACGCCCGATGATGGGGAAAATTGCGGGGCAGCTGGCTGATGTGGCGGTTGTTACTTCCGATAATCCACGCACGGAAGACCCGCAGCAGATTATTGATGATATATTAGGGGGAATGACAGAAGGGGTGAAGCCGATTGTTGAGCGCGATCGAGCCGTTGCGATTGCAGAAGCGATCAAAATGGCGCGATCGGGGGACGGGGTTTTAATTGCGGGAAAAGGTCACGAAGACTATCAAATTTTAGGCACAGAAAAAATCCATTTTGACGATCGCGAACAAGCCAGAAACGCCCTTTTATCAAATTTTACTAACTAA
- a CDS encoding cryptochrome/photolyase family protein, with translation MIGIWVLGTQLSLDQSAVKSCENQKEKTNVILIESQEYAKQRRYHQQKLVLVWSAMRHFSETLKEEGWKVNYETATDFLTPLKAWVKENQITELRVMTPNDRSVSNFIKNLDLACEIVLFPDNHFLWSTEAFQQWTTNRKRILLEDFYREGRKRFKVLVEDNKPIGGKWNYDQENRKPPKKNLNPPSPLNFPPDSITTEVIETVKSLSFPTYGEIDNFNWGVTREDAKNVLSHFIETNLPNFGTYQDAMVTGENTLWHSLISPYINLGLLHPLEVIKAVENAYYKQDLPLNSVEGLIRQVLGWREFLHGIYHWVDVDYGQGNWFNHTQPLPHFFWDSRETDLNCLKQVLQQVENTGYAHHIQRLMILSNFALIVGVSPQELKDWFHAAFIDAYDWVMETNVIGMGQFADGGVFASKPYASSANYVNKMSDYCADCCYNPKHRSQGDACPFNFFYWDFIARQRDRLQSLGRMNLVLANLRKIDADELAQIQGLADNWRDQHCP, from the coding sequence ATGATTGGAATTTGGGTTTTAGGAACACAGCTTTCTTTAGATCAAAGCGCCGTAAAAAGTTGTGAAAATCAGAAAGAAAAAACAAACGTTATTCTCATTGAGTCTCAGGAATACGCCAAACAACGACGGTATCATCAACAAAAATTAGTCTTAGTTTGGTCGGCGATGCGTCACTTTTCAGAAACTCTAAAAGAGGAAGGCTGGAAGGTGAATTATGAAACAGCAACGGATTTTTTGACTCCCTTAAAAGCATGGGTGAAGGAAAATCAAATCACTGAGTTACGGGTGATGACTCCCAATGATCGATCGGTCTCTAATTTTATCAAAAACTTAGACCTTGCTTGTGAAATTGTTCTTTTTCCAGACAACCATTTTTTATGGTCAACAGAAGCGTTTCAACAGTGGACAACTAACCGTAAACGGATTTTATTAGAAGACTTTTATCGAGAGGGAAGAAAGCGGTTTAAAGTTTTAGTAGAAGACAATAAACCCATCGGGGGAAAATGGAATTATGATCAAGAAAACCGCAAACCTCCGAAGAAAAATTTAAATCCTCCCTCACCTCTAAATTTCCCCCCAGACTCAATTACGACTGAAGTTATAGAAACCGTAAAGTCTCTATCTTTCCCCACTTATGGCGAGATTGATAATTTTAATTGGGGAGTAACTAGAGAAGACGCAAAAAACGTTCTTTCCCATTTTATCGAAACCAATTTACCCAATTTTGGCACTTATCAAGATGCGATGGTGACTGGAGAAAATACGCTTTGGCATTCTTTAATTTCTCCTTATATTAATCTGGGTTTATTACATCCTTTGGAGGTAATTAAGGCGGTAGAAAATGCTTACTACAAGCAAGATTTACCTTTAAATAGTGTCGAGGGATTGATTCGACAGGTTTTAGGATGGCGAGAATTTTTACATGGAATTTATCATTGGGTTGATGTTGATTATGGTCAGGGAAATTGGTTTAATCATACCCAACCCTTACCGCATTTTTTCTGGGATAGTCGTGAAACTGATCTCAATTGTTTAAAGCAAGTTTTACAACAAGTGGAAAATACGGGTTATGCTCATCATATTCAACGGCTGATGATTTTGAGTAATTTTGCTCTGATTGTTGGGGTTTCTCCACAGGAATTAAAAGACTGGTTTCATGCTGCTTTTATTGATGCGTATGATTGGGTAATGGAAACTAATGTTATCGGAATGGGACAATTTGCTGATGGTGGCGTGTTTGCTTCTAAACCTTATGCCTCTTCTGCGAATTATGTTAACAAAATGAGTGATTATTGTGCCGATTGTTGTTATAATCCCAAGCATCGATCGCAGGGTGATGCTTGTCCATTTAACTTTTTCTACTGGGATTTTATCGCTCGTCAGCGCGATCGACTTCAGTCTTTAGGACGCATGAATTTAGTTTTGGCAAATTTGCGGAAAATTGATGCTGATGAATTGGCGCAAATACAGGGGTTAGCGGACAATTGGCGAGATCAACATTGTCCTTAA
- a CDS encoding DUF2811 domain-containing protein, whose translation MRTNVNLSTEIPQELHDSLQRYLDEHPTWNQDRVLAAALSLFLLQNSQNKVEQSAKTYRSCAQVYLETLFQ comes from the coding sequence GTGAGAACGAACGTTAACCTTTCGACAGAAATTCCCCAAGAGCTTCACGACTCCTTACAACGCTATCTCGATGAACATCCCACATGGAATCAAGATCGTGTATTGGCGGCGGCTCTATCGCTGTTTCTGTTGCAAAATAGCCAAAATAAGGTGGAACAGAGTGCGAAGACTTATCGCAGTTGCGCTCAGGTTTATCTCGAAACGTTATTTCAGTAA